The Streptomyces sp. NBC_00454 DNA segment CCGCGAACTCGCGGACGAGATGCTGGCGAAGGGCGCGGCCGGTCTGATGGGGGAGCGGTCGCTTTGAACCCCACAAGCCCAACCACCTCCGCACGTGCGGCCGTCGCCGTCCACGGGCACGTCACCTTCCTCGGTGCCGGCCCGGGCGACCCGGGACTGCTGACGCTTCGCGCCGTGGAGGCCCTGGCGGCCGCGGACGTACTGATCGCCGAGCCCGAGGTGCTCGAGGTCGTACGTGCGCATGCGCGCGCGGGGGTGGACACGCCTCAGCTGACGGTTGCTGACGAGAAGTCAGCAGCCGCCGGAGTCCCGGTGATCCGAGACGCCGCCAATCTTGTCATGGAGGCCGCGCGCTCCGGCAGGCGGGTCGTCCGTGCCGTCACCGGTGACCCCGGGCTCGACGGGAACGCGGCCGACGAGATGCTCGTCTGCGCGACCGAGGGCATCCCCTTCGAGGTCGTCCCGGGTGTCGCGACCGCCGTCGGCGTGCCCGCGTACGCCGGGGTGCCGCTCAGCGGCAAGCAGGGCGCCGACGTCCGGTTCGTGGACGCCCGCAACGCCTCCGCGCGCTGCTGGAGCGAGGTGGGTGCCAGCGACGGCATCCTCGTCGTCTCCGCGACGCTGGAGACGGTGTCGGCGGCCGCCGCCGAGCTGGTGAGCGCCGGGCGCAAGCCCGACACCCCGCTCACCGTGACGGTGGCCGGCACGACCACCCGCCAGCGGACCTGGAGCGCCACCCTGGGGACCATCGCCCAGGTGTTCAAGCAGGGCAAGATCCTTCCCTCGCCGGAGGGTTCGCGGCCGGTCATAGCCGTGGTCGGGGAGCACTGCGCCGCCGCGCGGCGCGAGGACCTGTCCTGGTTCGAGTCGAAGCCGCTGTTCGGCTGGCGCGTGCTCGTACCGCGCACCAAGGAGCAGGCCGCCTCGCTCTCCGACCAGCTGCGTTCGTACGGCGCGGTGCCGCACGAGGTGCCGACCATCGCCGTGGAGCCGCCGCGCACCCCGCAGCAGATGGAGCGCGCGGTCAAGGGGCTCGTGACCGGCCGCTACGAGTGGATCGCCTTCACCTCCGTCAACGCGGTCAAGGCCGTACGGGAGAAGTTCGAGGAGTACGGGCTCGACGCCCGTGCCTTCGCGGGCATCAAGGTCGCCGCCGTGGGCGAGCAGACCGCCGCCGCGCTGGTGGAGTTCGGGGTCAAGCCCGACCTCGTACCCAGCGGGGAGCAGTCCGCCGCCGGTCTGCTGGAGGACTGGCCGCCGTACGACCCGGTCTTCGACCCGATCGACCGCGTCTTCCTGCCGCGCGCCGACATCGCCACCGAGACCCTGGTCGCCGGGCTGATCGAGCTCGGGTGGGAGGTCGACGACGTCACCGCCTACCGGACCGTGCGCGCCTCGCCGCCGCCGCAGGACACCCGCGAGGCGATCAAGGGCGGCGGCTTCGACGCCGTGCTCTTCACCTCGTCGAGCACCGTCCGCAACCTGGTGGGCATCGCCGGCAAGCCGCACAACGTCACCGTGATCGCGTGCATCGGCCCGGCCACCGCCAAGACGGCGGAGGAACACGGCCTGCGGGTCGACGTCCTGTCGCCGGAGCCGAGCGTGGGCAAGCTCGCCGAAGCCCTGGCCGCGTACGGGGCCGCGCGCCGCGAGGCGGCGAAGGAGGCCGGGGAGAACGTCTACCGGCCGAGCGAGCGGCGCCCGGGGGCGCGGCGTCGCCGTACGACCTGAGGCAGCCGGTTCCCTCACAGGGCCCGGGCGCGGTGCGCGCCCGGGCCCTGTGGCATGTTCGAAGCGGGCCGGGACGGGGGCGGGCGGGGCCGGGTCGGGGAGGGCCCTAGGCTTGTCCCGACTGCTGTCGAAGCTCGAAGAGGCGACCTGAAGATGAGCGCGTACGGATCCTTCCCCGGCTCGCGGCCCCGTCGGCTGCGCACCACCCCGGCGATGCGGCGGATGGTCGCGGAGACCAGGCTGCACCCCTCGGACCTGATCCTCCCGGCGTTCGTCCGGGAGGGCATCAGCGAGCCGCTGGCCATCTCGGCGATGCCGGGCGTGGTCCAGCACACCCGGGACACGCTGCGGAAGGCCGCCGTGGAGGCGGTCGAGGCGGGGGTCTCGGGGATCATGCTGTTCGGGGTCCCGGCGGACGAGAACAAGGACGCGCGGGGCACCGCGGGCACCGAGCCCGACGGGATCCTCCAGGTCGCGATCCGCGACGTGAAGGCGGAGGTCGGCGACGATCTCGTCATCATGTCCGACCTGTGCCTCGACGAGTACACGGACCATGGCCACTGCGGGGTCCTGGACGAGCACGGCCGCGTGGACAACGACGCGACGCTGGAGCGCTACGCGGAGATGGCGCAGGTCCAGGCCGACGCGGGCGTCCACGTGGTGGGCCCGAGCGGGATGATGGACGGCCAGGTCGGCGTGATCCGCGACGCGCTGGACGAGACCGGGCACGAGGACGTCTCGATCCTCGCCTACACGGCGAAGTACTCCTCCGCCTTCTACGGGCCCTTCCGCGAGGCCGTGGCCTCGTCCCTCCAGGGCGACCGCAAGAGCTACCAGCAGGACCCGGCGAACGCCCGCGAGTCGCTGCGCGAGCTCGCCCTCGACCTGGAGGAGGGCGCCGACATGGTGATGGTCAAGCCGGCAGGCCCCTACCTCGACATCCTCTACCGGGTCGCGCAGTCCGTGGACGTCCCGGTGGCCGCGTACCAGATCAGCGGCGAGTTCGCGATGATCGAGGCGGCGGCGGAGAAGGGCTGGATCGAGCGCGACCGCGCCATCCTGGAGACCCTCCTCGGCATCAAGCGCGCGGGCGCGGACACGATCCTGACCTACTGGGCCACGGAGGTCGCGGGCTGGCTGCGGTCCGAGCGGTAGGGCTGAGCGGGAGGTCTGCGCGGTAGGGCTGAGCCGGAGCGCGTTCCCGGCCGACTCGCATCGCCTCCTGCGCAGGTGCACCCTGGAGGCAGGGTGCACGGAACCCTGGAGGTGATGTGCCATGACCACGCTCGTCGGGTGGCATGTGGAGCTCGAATTCACCGAGGAGGGCCACCGAACCAGTGCGGCGGCCCTGGTCAGACTCGGGGACGGCTCCGAAGTACGGGCGCACGGCTACGCCATGCGTCACCCCTCCGACCCGGAGCAACTGCGGGTCGGGGAAGAGATCGCGGGCGCTCGCGCGCTGATGGACATCGCGTCCCAGATGCTGCAGAAGGCCCACACGGAGATCGACGCGGCTACGGGCCGGCACTCGTACCCGCTGCACTGACGCGTCGGGATCCGGGGCCGGTGCGCCGTGTCGGCGCACCGGGCCCGTCCGCGCGGTCCCGCGCAGTGCCGAGCCGTTCCGCGTCGCCTACCGCGTCCGCCGCTCGAAGAGGACGGCCGCCAGGGCCACGGACACCACGCCGATGGCCGCGCACCACGCCAGGGCCACCCAGGGGGCGTCGCCCGCCGGCTGGGCCAGGAGCAGGGCCCGGAGGGACTCGATCACCGGGGTCAGCGGCTGGTGGTCGGCGAAGCCGTGGAGCCAGCCGGGCATGGTGTCGATGGGGACGAACGCGCTGGACGGGTACGGCAGGAACATCATCAGGAAGGTGAAGCCGCCCGCCGCCTCCGGTGTCCTGGCGAGCAGCCCGAGCGTCGCGGCCAGCCAGGAGATCGCGGTGATGTACGCGACCAGGAGCGCGGCCGCGGCCAGGAAGCCGGACAGCGAGGCCCGGGGACGGAAGCCGATGGCGAGCGCGACGGCCAGGACCAGGCCGGTGGAGACGAGGTTGCGCAGGACCGAGGCCGCGACGTGCCCGGCCAGGATCGGGACGCCGCCGATGTCCAGGGATCGGAAGCGGTCGATCACGCCTTCCTTCATGTCGGTGGCGACGCTGACGGCGGTGCTCGCCGCGCCGAAGCCGGCGCAGAGCAGCATCGCTCCCGGGACCACGTAGGTCACGTAGGTCGTCCCGGTGTCGATGGCTCCGCCGAAGAAGTAGACGAAGATCAGCATCAGCATGACCGGCAGCATCAACGCCGTGATCAGGACGTCCGGTTGGCGGCTGCTGATGCGCAGGCTGCGCCCGGCGAGGGTGCGGGCCGCCACGAGGACGCCGGGGCGGACCGGGGGAGCGGCGGGGCGGGCCGCGACGGTCGTTGCGGCGGCGGCGGTGGGTGCGGAAGTGGTCACGGAGCGGCTCCCGTCAGGGTGAGGAACACGTCGTCGAGGGTGGCGCCGCGGACCGAGAAGCGGTCCACGGCCGTGTGGTCGGGGTCGAGTGCGTCGAGCAGGGACCGGACGTGGGCGGCGCTGCCGTCGGTGGGCAGGCTGAGGCCGAGCTCCTCCGGGGCGAGGGTGAGGTCCTCCGGGGCGGGGGCGCCTTCGCCCGCCGCGAGCCGGGCCGCTCGCGGGGCCAGTGCGTCGTAGGCGGCCCGGCTGGCGAGGGTCAGGTCGAGGCGGTGGCCCGCCACGCGGGATTTGAGTTCCGCCGGGGTGCCTTCGGCGGCGATCCGTCCGCCGGCCAGGACGGCCACCCGGTCGGCGAGCCGGTCGGCCTCCTCCAGGTACTGGGTGGTGAGCAGCACGCTGGTGCCGTCGGCGCGCAGTTCCCGTACGAGGTCCCACAGCTCCTGGCGGCTGCGCGGGTCGAGCCCGGCGGTCGGCTCGTCCAGGAAGATCACCTCGGGCCGGGCGACCAGGCTCGCGGCGAGGTCGAGGCGGCGGCGCATGCCGCCCGAGTAGCTCTTCGCCGTGCGTCCGGCGGCTTCGGCGAGTCCGAAGCGGGCGAGGAGTTCGTCGGCGCGGGACCGGGCGGCGCGGGCGGAGAGTCCGCAGAGCCGGCCGGTCGTGCGGAGCATCTCGGAGCCGGTCTGGAGGTCGTCGACGGCGGCGAACTGCCCGGTGAGGCTTATGCGTTGGCGGACGCGGGCGCGGTCGGCGGTGATGTCGTACCCCGCGACGAGGGCGGTGCCGGAGTCGGGGTCGGGTGCGGTGAGGGTGGCGAGGAGGCGGACCGTGGTGGTCTTGCCCGCGCCGTTGGGGCCGAGGAGGGCGAGGACGCTGCCGCGCGGGACGGCCAGATCGACGCCGTCGAGGACGCGGAGGTCGCCGTAGGACTTGGTCAGGGCGGTGGCGTGGATGCCGAGGTCGTTCGTGGCCATCGCGGACCACGCTCCCTTCTGTGTGATGCGTTCCGGCTTCTGTCTTCTGCGTATGTCGTACGCGCTTCTGTGTAAGTAATACACAGAACTAGGATGTGGGTCAACGACGAATGCGGGAGCGGGCGGCCATGGCGAAGGAGCCGGAGAGGGAACCGGTGGAAGGCACCGGGCTTCCGGCGAGCCTGGAAATGGCCTGGGGCCTGCGCGAACGCCCCGGCAAGGGGCCGCGCCCCACGCTGACGCTCGCCCGGATCGTGGAGGCGGCCGTGTCCCTCGCCGCCACCGAGGGGATGGACGCCGTCTCCATGGGCCGGGTCGCCAAGGAGCTCGGCGTCTCGACCATGTCCCTCTACCGGTACGTCACGGCGAAGGAAGAGCTCTACATCCTGATGTCGGACGCGGGCGTCGGCACCCCGCCACCGCTCCCCCCGGAGGCGGACGGCCGGAGCTGGCGGGAACTCCTGTCGGACTGGGCGTACGCGCAGCGGGCCGTCCTGATGGCCAACTCGTGGATCCTGCGCATCCCGATCACCGGGGCACCG contains these protein-coding regions:
- the hemB gene encoding porphobilinogen synthase, giving the protein MSAYGSFPGSRPRRLRTTPAMRRMVAETRLHPSDLILPAFVREGISEPLAISAMPGVVQHTRDTLRKAAVEAVEAGVSGIMLFGVPADENKDARGTAGTEPDGILQVAIRDVKAEVGDDLVIMSDLCLDEYTDHGHCGVLDEHGRVDNDATLERYAEMAQVQADAGVHVVGPSGMMDGQVGVIRDALDETGHEDVSILAYTAKYSSAFYGPFREAVASSLQGDRKSYQQDPANARESLRELALDLEEGADMVMVKPAGPYLDILYRVAQSVDVPVAAYQISGEFAMIEAAAEKGWIERDRAILETLLGIKRAGADTILTYWATEVAGWLRSER
- a CDS encoding DUF1876 domain-containing protein, with the protein product MTTLVGWHVELEFTEEGHRTSAAALVRLGDGSEVRAHGYAMRHPSDPEQLRVGEEIAGARALMDIASQMLQKAHTEIDAATGRHSYPLH
- a CDS encoding ABC transporter permease, with the protein product MAARTLAGRSLRISSRQPDVLITALMLPVMLMLIFVYFFGGAIDTGTTYVTYVVPGAMLLCAGFGAASTAVSVATDMKEGVIDRFRSLDIGGVPILAGHVAASVLRNLVSTGLVLAVALAIGFRPRASLSGFLAAAALLVAYITAISWLAATLGLLARTPEAAGGFTFLMMFLPYPSSAFVPIDTMPGWLHGFADHQPLTPVIESLRALLLAQPAGDAPWVALAWCAAIGVVSVALAAVLFERRTR
- a CDS encoding TetR/AcrR family transcriptional regulator; this encodes MAKEPEREPVEGTGLPASLEMAWGLRERPGKGPRPTLTLARIVEAAVSLAATEGMDAVSMGRVAKELGVSTMSLYRYVTAKEELYILMSDAGVGTPPPLPPEADGRSWRELLSDWAYAQRAVLMANSWILRIPITGAPVSPNQLAWMDRGLAAMAGTGLRESEKLSTIILIGGLVRNEATMAADMMEAIVKSGVSPDQVVGQYVRMLRLLTGPDTHPAVTRLLESDAFTGSDEPDFQFRFALGRLLDGLAELISERSTP
- a CDS encoding bifunctional uroporphyrinogen-III C-methyltransferase/uroporphyrinogen-III synthase: MNPTSPTTSARAAVAVHGHVTFLGAGPGDPGLLTLRAVEALAAADVLIAEPEVLEVVRAHARAGVDTPQLTVADEKSAAAGVPVIRDAANLVMEAARSGRRVVRAVTGDPGLDGNAADEMLVCATEGIPFEVVPGVATAVGVPAYAGVPLSGKQGADVRFVDARNASARCWSEVGASDGILVVSATLETVSAAAAELVSAGRKPDTPLTVTVAGTTTRQRTWSATLGTIAQVFKQGKILPSPEGSRPVIAVVGEHCAAARREDLSWFESKPLFGWRVLVPRTKEQAASLSDQLRSYGAVPHEVPTIAVEPPRTPQQMERAVKGLVTGRYEWIAFTSVNAVKAVREKFEEYGLDARAFAGIKVAAVGEQTAAALVEFGVKPDLVPSGEQSAAGLLEDWPPYDPVFDPIDRVFLPRADIATETLVAGLIELGWEVDDVTAYRTVRASPPPQDTREAIKGGGFDAVLFTSSSTVRNLVGIAGKPHNVTVIACIGPATAKTAEEHGLRVDVLSPEPSVGKLAEALAAYGAARREAAKEAGENVYRPSERRPGARRRRTT
- a CDS encoding ABC transporter ATP-binding protein codes for the protein MATNDLGIHATALTKSYGDLRVLDGVDLAVPRGSVLALLGPNGAGKTTTVRLLATLTAPDPDSGTALVAGYDITADRARVRQRISLTGQFAAVDDLQTGSEMLRTTGRLCGLSARAARSRADELLARFGLAEAAGRTAKSYSGGMRRRLDLAASLVARPEVIFLDEPTAGLDPRSRQELWDLVRELRADGTSVLLTTQYLEEADRLADRVAVLAGGRIAAEGTPAELKSRVAGHRLDLTLASRAAYDALAPRAARLAAGEGAPAPEDLTLAPEELGLSLPTDGSAAHVRSLLDALDPDHTAVDRFSVRGATLDDVFLTLTGAAP